The nucleotide sequence ATTTGAGATACCCTGCTGGCGGCACGATGACCCCGCCTTCGCCCTGAATGGGTTCCACCAGAAACGCCACGGTATTGAGGGTGATGGCCCTCTCCAAGGCTTCGGCGTCTCCATAGGGTATTATCTTGAATCCGGGGGTGAACGGGGCGTATCCGTCCCGGTAGGCGGGCTCACTGCTGAAACTGATGATGGTCAACGTTCTGCCGTGAAAATTGTTCTCGCAGACGATGATTTCGGCCTATCCGGGGCGACTTTTTTCATCTGATAGCCCCATTTGCGCACGGCCTTGATCGCCGATTCCACCGCTTCCGCGCCGCTGTTCATAGGCAAAACGGTATGAGATTTGGTCCGCGCGCAGATTTCCTGATAAAACGGCCCCAACTGGTCATTTCTGAAGGCTCTGGAGACGAGGGTCAGTTTTTCCGCCTGTTTCTTCATGGCCGCAAGGATTTTAGGGTGGCAATGGCCCTGATTGACGGCGGAATAGGAAGACAGGCAGTCCATGTATTTATTGCCTTCAACGTCCCAGACCCAGATGCCTTCGCCCCGGTTCAGGACGACATCCAGCGGCTGGTAATTTTTCGCCCCGTATTGATTCTCCAGTCGGATATAATCTTCTGTTTTCATAATCGGATTTAGTCATGTTTTGAGGTTGAAATCTTGCTGACCTCAATATATCATGGGTTCACGTTAAAATCCGGTCTGGATACTTGAAGCGTAAAGGGTTATTCCGCATTTGCCAGAGGCGAAACCTTGTTGGTACTTATGTTCTGGCTTTAGATTTGCACCTATTTCACTAACCTTTTCCAAAGAGAAAACAGTTATGGCTATTGATGCTAAAGAATTGGCAGAATTAATGCCCGCCACGGAATTAAACTGGACGGACGATGCCGTGGTGCGCATGAAAAATGTTCCGTTTTTTGTCAGGAAAAGTGTTGTTCGTGGGATAGAGCAGTTCGCCAAGGATAAAAATATCGATGTGGTGGATGATGGGGTGGTATCCCGAGCCCGTCAGGAACGGGAAGGCGCCGCCATGGATAACCTGAAAGCGCAACGAGCCGCCGAAGTCGAGAGAAGAAAACAAGCGGGTGAAAAAGAGGTGAAACGCCAATTCGTCAACTTTGCTTTTTATAAGCTGGACCCCGCATTCCGTCGTCTTCCCGAAGCCGAACGCGAAAAAGGAAAAAAGGAATTTTTGGATGTTCTTGAGGATTACGATACCAACGATGACATGATCGTTCTCAGCTATTCGATGGTGGGGATTCGCGCTGATACGGACCTCATGCTTTGGCGGATCAGTTATGAACTGGAAAAATTCCAGGAAATGTCCGCACGCATTTTTAGAACGGGGTTGGGGAAATATTTAAGCACCACTTATTCCTATCTGTCGCAGACCAAACGGTCCATGTATCAGGACATGTTGAACCCAGAGCACGAAGAAGACCGGACCCATATCATCCCCGGCAAAGCCAAATACCTGTTCATTTATCCTTTCGTCAAAACCCGCGAATGGTATTTGCTGACCCAGTTCACGCGCCAGGGAATCATGGACGAGCACATCTTCGTCGGCAATAAATTTCCCTCAGTCAAACTGAACACCAGCTATTCGTTTGGAATCGATGATCAAGAGTTTGTGGTGGCGTTCGAGACGGATTACCCGGATGACTTCGTTGATCTGGTCATGGAGCTCAGGGAAACGCAGGGAAGCCTGTATGTTGAAAGGGACGTTCCTATTTTTACCTGTATAGCTACGTCTCTGGAAGATGCGGTGGAGAGCCTGGGCTGCTAAGCCGCTAATTGCGGGATGGGCTTGTTGCCAAACAGGCTCAAGAGATTTCCCAGCATCTTTTTCAAGTCCCTGCGATGGACCACGTTGTCGATCAATCCGTGGTCGAGCAAAAACTCGGCCGTCTGAAATCCTTCCGGTAATTTTTGCTGAATGGTTTGTTCGATCACGCGGGGACCGGCAAATCCGATCAGGGCGCCCGGTTCAGCAAGGATCACATCGCCCAGCATCGCAAAACTTGCAGACACCCCTCCGGTGGTCGGGTCGGTCAATATCGATATGTAAGGGAGCTTATGCTCCGCCAGCTTTCGCAAGGCGGCGGAGGTTTTAGCCATTTGCATCAAGGATAAAATCCCTTCCTGCATGCGCGCCCCACCAGAACAACTCACAATAATCATGGGCGTTTTGTTTGCGATCGCCCGCTCAATACTTCGCGTTATTTTTTCTCCCACCACAGAACCCATACTGCCGCCCATAAACTTAAAATCAAAAATGGAAACCTCCACCGGATGATCGCCTAAAATTCCAGAGCCTGCGATGAGCGCATCGAGAGACAATCCCTTTTTTTTGGAGGCTCGAATCGTGTCCTTGTATTTTTTTTTGTCTTTAAATTTTAGCGGGTCCGTGGAAATCAAATCCTGATCGTGCTCAACAAATGTTCCAGGATTGATCAACTGACTGATTCTCTCTCTGGCGTCGACACGGAAATGGTAATCACAACTGGGGCAGACCTTGAAGTTTTTTTCAACCTCAGCGATATATAACTGGTCTCCGCAACCTTTACATTCAACCCAGATAACTTCCGGCTTGGCGATTTTTGTTCCGATGCCGGTTTTAACTTTAAGTGTGTCAAGCCAGGACATAGAGCAACCCTTAGAATGGGAGTGAATCAGAAATTGATGTGGTAATAACTGGTACTAGTTTATCAAGAATTTGTTGGAGGTGGGTGAATGTTTTCAGAAACATCTGTAACATCGATGGTTTTCTTAGGTATCAAATAACTCAAAGGGCCCATCATAACGTAAGTAAAACTCAGAACGAAAAGCGCGATTCTGGGAATGGTTGCCAGTACATAAATAAAGAGGATGACAAATAAGAACCGGGGAAAGGCCACCCGTTTTTTGAATTCCAATTTTTTCATGGCGGGATATTTGATATTACTGACCATGAGAAAGGCCAGCAAATAAACAACAATGACCATCACAATTGGATTGAGACGGGTCGCAAATAAATCCTCAAAACCGATGACGATGGATGCCAGAATCGCCGCTGCTGCCGGCGTTGGCAGGCCGAGAAAATGCTTGCCCTTGACATCCGGCTTGGTGACATTGAAGCGTGCGAGTCTTAGCGCCGCGCAAAGTAGAAACAGGAAAGCCGCCATCCAGCCCACGCGGTCAAAGGGTTGCAATACCCAGGAGTAGACCAAAAAGGCAGGAGCCATGCCGAAGGAAATTATATCGGCCAGTGAATCGTATTGAACGCCAAAAGCACTGGTGGTTTTGGTCATCCGCGCAATGCGTCCGTCCAAAATGTCAAAAACTATCGCCAGAACAATGGCCCATGCCGCCACATAATACATTTCCTTGAAAACGGCAATAAAGGCATAAAATCCGCAAAACACATTGCCTGTGGTGAACAGGCTGGGGAGAATGTGAATTCCCTTTTTCAGTTTTACTTGCATTTTTTGATTTGGTTTGCTGTAAGGTTTCATAATATCCTTAAACTCGTTGGGTTCAAATCAGATTGGATGACAACATTACGATCGATCCCCTGAATTCAGATACCCTATAATGCTTTTTCCGCCCGCAACTTTATCGCCCTCTTGAACTACGATTCGGGTGTCTGTGGGAAGCAGGAGATCGACTCTGGAGCCAAAACGGATCAATCCATAACGTTGCCCTCGTTCGCAGGAATCGCCTTCTTTGGCCCAACAAACGATTCTGCGAGCGATCAAACCGACAATCTGTTTGACGACGACGGTCGTGTCTCCATTTTTAATGACCAAAGCGTTTTGGACATTTTCCACAGAAGCGGCCGGCATGTCTGCAACCAGATACTTTCCGTCTTTTTTGAGATCAATCCGCTCAATGGTTCCCGCCATGGGAATGCGGTTGATATGCACGTCCAGCACGCTCAGAAAAATAGTGACTCGCTTGCAAGGCTTTCCTGTAAAGGGGTTGTCTTCATTTTCAATAATATGATTGATTGTCCCGTCAGCCGGCGACGCCAGGGCATCGGGGGAATCATCATCGATGGTGCGTTCCGGGTCGCGAAAAAAACAAATGATAAGACCCATGATGAGCAGACACACTAAAAAACCAGCAAACGGCGAACAAATGGAAATGACCAACAGAATAAATGCCAGTATTCCCAAAGGGAAAAGGAAAATGAAAGCGTCTTCCGCGAAATTTGGTACGAGCCTTAGAACTTTTTTCTGAAACAGTGCTGCCAAATCGGCAAATAATTTAACCATGAAAAAAAGAATTCCTTTAGAGCATCCCTAAATATTAGTTTTTACAGAAAGTAGAATCGTGTGCAAAATTTACTTAAATCAGTGGCACGGGCAACCTATCCTTAAATTTAAGGGTAGGTCGCCTGTCCTACTAAAACAAAAGACGCTTCTTTGAAGCGGCGATTCGGTGCCGTTGTCAATTTTTAGAAGTGCCCTTTATTTAAGTTTTTCACCAACGAATGGCATCATGCTCCGCAACTTTTCACCGACCGTCTCGATCATGTGATTCGCATCCTGCTTGAGTCGCGCGTTGAACACGGGTTGGTTTACCATATTTTCAAGAATGAATTCCCTGGCAAAACTTCCGTCCTGAATTTCTTTTAAAATTTTCTTCATTTCAGCGCGGGTTTCCTGGGTGATGAGGCGCGGACCACGGGTCACATCACCATAGGCGGCAGTGGTGCTGATCGAATACCGCATGTTGCCGATGCCACCCTCATATATGAGGTCTACGATCAACTTCAGTTCGTGCAGACATTCAAAATAAGCAAGGTCCGGATTGTAACCGGCTTCAACCAGCGTGTCGAAACCTGCACGAATGAGTTCGGTGACGCCGCCGCAAAGAAC is from Nitrospinota bacterium and encodes:
- the pssA gene encoding CDP-diacylglycerol--serine O-phosphatidyltransferase, whose translation is MKPYSKPNQKMQVKLKKGIHILPSLFTTGNVFCGFYAFIAVFKEMYYVAAWAIVLAIVFDILDGRIARMTKTTSAFGVQYDSLADIISFGMAPAFLVYSWVLQPFDRVGWMAAFLFLLCAALRLARFNVTKPDVKGKHFLGLPTPAAAAILASIVIGFEDLFATRLNPIVMVIVVYLLAFLMVSNIKYPAMKKLEFKKRVAFPRFLFVILFIYVLATIPRIALFVLSFTYVMMGPLSYLIPKKTIDVTDVSENIHPPPTNS
- a CDS encoding phosphatidylserine decarboxylase; this translates as MVKLFADLAALFQKKVLRLVPNFAEDAFIFLFPLGILAFILLVISICSPFAGFLVCLLIMGLIICFFRDPERTIDDDSPDALASPADGTINHIIENEDNPFTGKPCKRVTIFLSVLDVHINRIPMAGTIERIDLKKDGKYLVADMPAASVENVQNALVIKNGDTTVVVKQIVGLIARRIVCWAKEGDSCERGQRYGLIRFGSRVDLLLPTDTRIVVQEGDKVAGGKSIIGYLNSGDRS
- the accD gene encoding acetyl-CoA carboxylase, carboxyltransferase subunit beta encodes the protein MSWLDTLKVKTGIGTKIAKPEVIWVECKGCGDQLYIAEVEKNFKVCPSCDYHFRVDARERISQLINPGTFVEHDQDLISTDPLKFKDKKKYKDTIRASKKKGLSLDALIAGSGILGDHPVEVSIFDFKFMGGSMGSVVGEKITRSIERAIANKTPMIIVSCSGGARMQEGILSLMQMAKTSAALRKLAEHKLPYISILTDPTTGGVSASFAMLGDVILAEPGALIGFAGPRVIEQTIQQKLPEGFQTAEFLLDHGLIDNVVHRRDLKKMLGNLLSLFGNKPIPQLAA
- a CDS encoding chlorite dismutase family protein; its protein translation is MAIDAKELAELMPATELNWTDDAVVRMKNVPFFVRKSVVRGIEQFAKDKNIDVVDDGVVSRARQEREGAAMDNLKAQRAAEVERRKQAGEKEVKRQFVNFAFYKLDPAFRRLPEAEREKGKKEFLDVLEDYDTNDDMIVLSYSMVGIRADTDLMLWRISYELEKFQEMSARIFRTGLGKYLSTTYSYLSQTKRSMYQDMLNPEHEEDRTHIIPGKAKYLFIYPFVKTREWYLLTQFTRQGIMDEHIFVGNKFPSVKLNTSYSFGIDDQEFVVAFETDYPDDFVDLVMELRETQGSLYVERDVPIFTCIATSLEDAVESLGC